A window of the Astyanax mexicanus isolate ESR-SI-001 chromosome 22, AstMex3_surface, whole genome shotgun sequence genome harbors these coding sequences:
- the LOC103037853 gene encoding glutamate-rich protein 3, protein MEANQKGSTRRVRRHSHGVLQELYNKGFRTVGKDAQGRPLVKRGEGTRTPMYIHPLALDSIITRRGSLVLLNGPNTIEVYKPREPSQAGNAARMSDVYLPAITGKMSNLQAARANLSHSCPYLYSSRRRGSASSVTSQRGSDFNGKQSYLKELKDSRRSNVTVTMTYLGQGMPGTTQDEMKVLQQICGGENICVFKGSVQPGEPFQFTSQRHLGYPFSATFYVNGLIAGRISSCCEYRYTPGFQQGRRSCFRLTRLSGGKPCYKCVNSRHGIGHEAKAIQDNLPAIKPQEGVMGDSRPSSPLFIPLGMEKSVRRTRKLPKEISGASTDSEDLNGSAKERKRHKRNKGRHSQQGDSKGSGESQPKRDTREDENKPAAVNQPKPPVKNSNHTKEQSKENPAPDSKVKAPDSLQDGEALSKQSGRRRPIAVEANGKSRNRERLRDFYEECVEMSTGLESGLDQQKWFKASKHERNKIKEQISSGPLPNASASEIELSEESDSSVFQSNSAKLRKNKKQQDPSQQEAPEDDEAEKEQELQKKLDAMTEVLSSSDEVEQLVLRNTGLTDDLLKGLAAALKSSLSQVTMINLNLNHIGPPGVHVLLDLLQAKPEVKGLLLFGNQLGDTGVQTLLSGLSDLQEKTALPRTQTHPERFYLSATSFTLLELDLGGNGMGSEGLRVLGTYMRYHSQLQYLGLAQTPCSDMEAWNVLFESLKVNTKITHIMLDENQLGDQGVKLFAEALRGNRGLQKVDLDSNGFGDVGGSALLEALLSKKEGSLEHLSLEENYISTALMSKIQQVVKPNSLASS, encoded by the exons ATGGAAGCCAATCAGAAAGGGTCTACTAGACGTGTCCGGAGACACAGCCATGGAGTTCTACAGGAGCTGTACAACAAAGGCTTCCGGACAGTTGGAAAAGATGCCCAG GGTCGCCCCCTGGTTAAGAGGGGTGAGGGGACTAGAACACCTATGTACATCCACCCTCTGGCCCTGGACAGCATCATCACCCGCAGAGGAAGCCTGGTCCTACTGAACGGACCCAACACTATAGAGGTCTACAAG CCCAGAGAGCCGAGCCAGGCGGGGAACGCAGCGCGGATGAGTGATGTTTACCTGCCGGCAATCACAGGGAAGATGTCAAACCTGCAGGCGGCCCGAGCCAACCTGAGTCATTCCTGCCCCTATCTGTACAGCAGCAGACGCCGCGGGTCCGCCTCCTCCGTCACCTCACAAAGAGGCTCAGACTTCAACGGCAAACAG AGTTACCTAAAAGAACTAAAGGACTCGAGGAGGTCCAACGTGACTGTGACGATGACGTACCTGGGCCAGGGGATGCCTGGAACCACCCAGGACGAGATGAAGGTGCTCCAGCAGATCTGTGGTGGAGAGAACATCTGCGTCTTTAAAGGATCCGTCCAGCCTGGAG AGCCGTTCCAATTCACCTCCCAGAGACACCTTGGCTACCCTTTCAGTGCCACCTTCTATGTCAATGGCTTAATAGCAGGCCGAATCAGCTCGTGCTGTGAATACCGCTACACCCCCGGCTTCCAGCAGGGCCGCAGGAGCTGTTTCAGACTGACGCGGCTGAGTGGGGGGAAGCCCTGCTACAA ATGTGTGAATTCAAGGCATGGGATTGGTCATGAAGCTAAAGCTATTCAAGATAATCTTCCTGCCATCAAACCTCAGGAAG GTGTGATGGGTGACTCTCGCCCTTCATCTCCTTTATTCATCCCTCTCGGAATGGAGAAATCTGTTCGGAGGACAAGAAAGCTCCCCAAAGAGATCAGCGGGGCCTCGACAGATAGCGAAGACCTAAACGGCAGCGCGAAAGAGAGGAAACGACACAAGAGGAATAAAGGACGCCACAGTCAGCAGGGAGACAGCAAGGGCTCGGGAGAATCCCAGCCTAAAAGAGACACCAGAGAAGATGAAAACAAGCCTGCGGCTGTAAATCAGCCCAAGCCTCCCGTGAAAAATTCTAATCACACCAAAGAGCAGAGCAAAGAAAATCCAGCGCCTGACAGTAAAGTCAAAGCTCCAG ATTCATTGCAGGACGGAGAAGCCCTGAGTAAGCAGAGTGGAAGGCGAAGGCCGATTGCTGTGGAAGCGAATGGTAAAAGCAGGAACAGGGAAAGACTGCGAGACTTCTATGAAGAATGTGTTGAAATGAGCACTGGTCTGGAATCCGGCCTAGACCAACAGAAGTGGTTCAAAGCAAGCA AGCACGAGCGGAATAAGATTAAAGAGCAGATCAGCTCAGGTCCCCTTCCCAACGCTTCAGCTTCAGAGATTGAACTCAGTGAAGAAAGTGACAGCAGTGTCTTTCAGTCAAACTCAGCCAAACTCAGGAAGAATAAAAAGCAGCAAGATCCATCTCAACAAG AGGCTCCAGAAGATGATGAagcagagaaagagcaagaactGCAAAAGAAG CTGGACGCTATGACAGAGGTGTTGAGCTCATCGGACGAGGTGGAGCAGCTGGTTCTAAGGAACACAGGACTGACAGATGACCTGCTAAAGGGTTTAGCTGCAGCACTGAAGTCTAGCTTATCTCAGGTCACCATGATCAACCTCAATCTCAACCACATCGGACCTCCTGGAGTTCATGTTCTGCTTGACCTCCTGCAAGCCAAACCAGAGGTCAAGGGATTACT ATTGTTTGGAAACCAACTGGGTGACACAGGAGTTCAGACCCTGCTTAGTGGACTCTCTGATCTTCAGGAGAAAACAGCTTTACCcagaacacaaacacacccagAACGCTTCTACCTTTCTGCCACCAGCTTCACCCTCTTGGAGCTGGACCTGGGTGGGAATGGGATGGGAAGTGAAGGACTGAGAGTGCTGGGTACTTACATGAGGTATCACTCGCAGCTGCAGTATCTGGGCCTGGCCCAAACACCATGCTCTGACATGGAGGCCTGGAATGTCTTGTTTGAAAGCCTGAAGGTGAACACTAAAATAACCCACATCATGCTGGATGAGAACCAGCTGGGAGACCAAGGAGTCAAGCTGTTTGCTGAAGCTCTGAGAGGCAACAGAGGCCTACAGAAAGTGGACTTGGACAGTAACGGCTTTGGTGACGTTGGAGGAAGCGCTCTTCTTGAGGCACTTCTCTCCAAGAAGGAGGGTTCTCTGGAGCACTTGAGCTTGGAAGAGAACTACATCAGTACGGCATTGATGAGCAAAATACAGCAGGTGGTTAAACCTAACAGTCTCGCTTCTTCGTAA